One segment of Babesia bigemina genome assembly Bbig001, chromosome : II DNA contains the following:
- a CDS encoding elongation factor 2, EF-2, putative, with amino-acid sequence MVNFTVEQMREIMGNPKNIRNMSVIAHVDHGKSTLTDSLVSKAGIIAAKNAGDARFTDTRADEQERCITIKSTGISMYFEHDLDDGKGMQPFLINLIDSPGHVDFSSEVTAALRVTDGALVVVDTIEGVCVQTETVLRQALGERIRPVLHVNKVDRALLELQMGPEEIYMTFLRCIENVNVIIATYNDELMGNVQVYPEKGTVSFGSGLHGWAFTIETFARIYNTKFGISKEKMMHYLWGDHFFSKSGKVWLSEASPEAPDRAFCNFIMKPICSLFTNIMNDNKDKYLPQLKSIGVELKGDDRELTGKALLKRVMQIWLPAGDVLLQMIVSHLPSPFEAQKYRVENLYTGPMDDEAANGIRNCDPDAPLMMYISKMVPTSDKGRFYAFGRVFSGTVATGQKVRIQGPKYVPGEKTDLLIKNVQRTVLMMGRYTEQIQDVPCGNTCCLVGVDQYILKSGTITTCETAHNIADMKYSVSPVVRVAVKPKDSKDLPKLVEGLKKLSKSDPLVVCTTEESGEHIIAGCGELHVEICLKDLKDEYAQIDFIVSDPVVSYRETVGAESSITCLSKSPNKHNRLFMKAEPFAEGLAEAIEENEVTSRDDARERANLLADKFEWDKNAALKIWCFGPETTGPNLMVDMTTGVQYLNEIKDHCNSAFQWATKEGALCDENMRGIRFNLLDVTMHADAIHRGAGQIMPTCRRCLYACELTAQPKLQEPVFLVDINCPQDAVGGVYSTLNQRRGHVFHEENRAGTPLIEIKAYLPVAESFGFTTALRASTSGQAFPQCVFDHWQLMNGDALEKGSKLNEIILAIRQRKGLKAEIPGLDQFYDKL; translated from the coding sequence ATGGTGAACTTCACGGTGGAGCAGATGCGCGAGATCATGGGTAACCCCAAGAACATCCGCAACATGTCCGTGATTGCGCACGTCGACCACGGCAAGAGTACTTTGACTGACTCTCTTGTCTCCAAGGCTGGTATCATCGCCGCGAAAAACGCCGGTGATGCGCGTTTCACCGACACGCGTGCGGATGAGCAGGAGCGTTGCATCACCATTAAGTCTACCGGTATTTCCATGTACTTCGAGCACGATCTTGATGACGGCAAGGGCATGCAGCCTTTCCTTATCAACCTGATTGACTCGCCCGGACACGTCGACTTCTCATCGGAGGTGACTGCCGCTCTTCGTGTCACGGACGGTGCTCTTGTTGTCGTTGACACTATTGAGGGTGTGTGTGTGCAGACCGAGACAGTGTTGCGTCAGGCTTTGGGTGAGCGTATCAGGCCCGTGCTGCACGTCAACAAGGTTGACAGGGCGTTGCTGGAGCTTCAGATGGGACCGGAAGAGATTTACATGACCTTCCTTCGTTGCATTGAAAATGTGAACGTCATCATTGCTACTTACAATGACGAATTGATGGGTAACGTTCAGGTGTACCCTGAGAAAGGTACCGTGTCTTTCGGTTCTGGTCTTCACGGCTGGGCTTTCACCATTGAGACTTTCGCTCGCATCTACAACACGAAGTTCGGTATTTCGAAGGAGAAGATGATGCACTACCTGTGGGGTGACCACTTCTTCTCCAAGAGTGGCAAGGTATGGCTTTCCGAGGCTTCCCCCGAAGCACCTGACCGTGCCTTCTGCAACTTCATTATGAAGCCCATCTGCAGTCTGTTCACGAACATTATGAACGACAACAAGGATAAGTACCTGCCCCAGCTGAAGTCTATTGGTGTTGAGTTGAAGGGTGATGACCGCGAGCTTACTGGCAAGGCCCTGCTCAAGAGGGTGATGCAGATCTGGTTGCCTGCTGGTGACGTGCTTTTGCAGATGATTGTCAGCCACCTGCCTTCTCCTTTCGAGGCCCAGAAATACCGTGTGGAGAACCTGTACACGGGTCCTATGGACGACGAGGCCGCCAATGGCATCCGCAACTGTGACCCCGACGCTCCTCTTATGATGTACATCTCGAAAATGGTACCGACCTCGGACAAGGGACGTTTCTACGCGTTCGGTAGGGTGTTCTCTGGTACCGTCGCTACTGGCCAGAAGGTCAGGATCCAGGGCCCCAAGTACGTGCCCGGCGAGAAGACCGACCTTCTTATCAAGAACGTCCAGCGTACCGTGCTTATGATGGGTCGTTACACCGAGCAGATCCAGGATGTGCCATGTGGAAACACTTGCTGTTTGGTTGGTGTCGACCAGTACATTTTGAAGAGTGGTACCATCACCACCTGCGAGACGGCCCACAACATTGCTGACATGAAGTACTCCGTGTCCCCTGTCGTGCGTGTGGCTGTTAAACCCAAGGACTCCAAGGATCTGCCGAAGTTGGTTGAGGGTCTTAAGAAGTTGTCGAAGTCCGACCCTCTGGTCGTGTGCACCACCGAGGAGAGTGGTGAGCACATCATTGCCGGTTGTGGTGAGCTTCACGTTGAGATTTGTTTGAAGGATTTGAAAGACGAGTACGCCCAGATTGACTTCATTGTTTCTGACCCCGTCGTGTCTTACAGGGAGACTGTCGGTGCCGAGTCTAGCATCACTTGTCTGTCGAAGTCGCCCAACAAGCACAACAGGCTGTTCATGAAGGCCGAGCCCTTCGCCGAGGGTCTTGCTGAGGCTATTGAGGAGAACGAGGTCACGTCTAGGGATGATGCCAGGGAGAGGGCCAACCTTCTTGCCGACAAATTCGAGTGGGACAAGAACGCTGCCTTGAAGATTTGGTGCTTTGGTCCTGAGACTACTGGTCCTAACTTGATGGTGGACATGACGACTGGTGTTCAGTACCTTAACGAAATTAAGGACCACTGCAACTCTGCGTTCCAGTGGGCCACTAAGGAGGGTGCTCTATGTGACGAGAACATGCGTGGCATTCGTTTCAACCTTTTGGATGTGACTATGCACGCTGATGCCATCCACAGAGGTGCTGGTCAGATTATGCCTACTTGCCGTCGTTGCCTGTACGCCTGTGAATTGACTGCCCAGCCTAAGCTTCAGGAGCCCGTGTTCCTTGTGGACATTAACTGCCCTCAGGACGCCGTTGGTGGTGTCTACAGTACGCTGAACCAGCGTCGTGGTCACGTGTTCCACGAGGAGAACAGGGCTGGCACACCCCTCATCGAGATCAAGGCCTACTTGCCAGTCGCCGAGAGTTTCGGTTTCACCACTGCTCTCCGCGCCAGCACTTCCGGTCAGGCCTTCCCGCAGTGTGTGTTTGATCACTGGCAGTTGATGAACGGTGACGCGTTGGAGAAGGGTTCCAAGTTGAACGAGATTATTCTGGCCATTAGGCAGAGGAAGGGTTTGAAGGCTGAGATTCCTGGTCTCGACCAGTTCTACGACAAGTTGTAA
- a CDS encoding transcriptional regulator, Sir2 family domain containing protein, putative produces the protein MASSALNYASQLRRNDNKGPCGGAQLFDTPAEVSRKFKKLSTLLSDSKYTLLHTGAGISTAAGIPDFRGPSGVWTVMSLQNGGEGKRRKMTDGDCTAKNTGDVAVEYGHKKLEPVEFSQAMPSEAHLAILALLRAGHVQAVITQNIDGLHAISGMRFSECSELHGNVFIERCISCGRRFLRPYVAPTISFKPTGNHCGICHFPPCGVLTDVVLDWFDRYEDHFEKRAISYAEEADLHLALGSSLHVEPACHYASSEHYRKEDAPLVIVNYQKTRLHGEADVVLHCDVNKICTRLLKSLNVALPKFLRHFNMVALHYRFGGHNKLLLRFPCIISIFVNDEYASLSGVSHRCIDRVQGLHEFTFTGDFEAILKLWFDAELVLRARFSPDCSFSGLVWQLCLAATDGVLSHRKNTQIAHEFDDAGGEDPISVARLTLSYNAAMIAKSDACRVIAKLCSEDNTIPGFNARAIPESICRLLTCFTWLFTSGDGPFAALAEIKEDVDCLEEFEPIDHLDLLPEAMRVCVRLALQRQLGTVCKNQFCIDIKALNAARNEPYTLDVYFATSEIRLLCSPEHEFGELLDAISGEMRMCLPRKIRPIALCRASSFNPLNELFLTVLRSSMEAVMKRQSTTAADVKLIKAVQTEFPVWVACYISCLFECR, from the exons ATGGCCTCATCAGCGTTGAACTATGCATCCCAGCTGCGTCGTAACGACAATAAGGGCCCGTGCGGCGGTGCCCAACTGTTTGACACCCCCGCCGAGGTGTCTCGGAAATTCAAAAAGCTGTCTACCCTTCTCAGCGATTCCAAGTACACCTTATTGCACACTGGAGCAGGGATTTCCACGGCAGCCGGTATACCCGACTTTCGTGGGCCGTCCGGTGTGTGGACCGTCATGAGCCTGCAAAACGGCGGTGAGGGTAAGCGGCGCAAGATGACGGATGGTGACTGCACGGCTAAGAACACCGGAGACGTGGCGGTGGAATATGGGCACAAGAAGCTGGAGCCGGTTGAATTTTCGCAGGCCATGCCCTCCGAGGCTCATCTGGCCATCTTGGCACTGCTGCGTGCAGGGCACGTGCAAGCAGTGATCACCCAGAACATCGATGGCCTGCACGCAATCAGTGGCATGCGTTTCTCCGAATGTTCTGAGCTGCATGGCAACGTGTTCATCGAACGTTGCATTTCGTGCGGCCGCCGTTTCCTGAGGCCGTACGTGGCTCCAACCATCAGCTTCAAGCCGACTGGGAACCACTGCG GCATATGCCACTTCCCACCGTGTGGAGTGCTAACGGACGTGGTTCTGGATTGGTTCGACCGTTACGAGGACCACTTCGAGAAGCGCGCTATATCGTACGCTGAGGAAGCTGACCTCCACCTAGCGCTGGGCTCGTCGTTGCACGTGGAACCCGCATGCCACTACGCGTCTTCCGAACACTACCGCAAGGAGGACGCCCCGCTGGTTATCGTGAACTACCAGAAAACGCGTTTGCATGGTGAAGCAGACGTTGTTCTACACTGCGACGTGAACAAGATTTGCACGCGGCTGCTGAAGAGTTTGAATGTGGCTTTACCCAAGTTTCTGCGGCATTTCAACATGGTGGCTCTGCATTACAGGTTTGGCGGCCACAACAAGCTGCTTCTGCGTTTCCCGTGCATCATCAGCATTTTTGTCAACGACGAGTATGCTTCTCTCAGCGGCGTATCGCACCGTTGTATCGATAGGGTCCAGGGGTTGCACGAGTTCACGTTTACCGGCGATTTCGAGGCCATTCTAAAATTATGGTTCGACGCCGAATTGGTATTGAGGGCACGGTTTTCGCCTGATTGCTCGTTCTCCGGGCTGGTGTGGCAACTCTGCCTTGCAGCAACGGATGGCGTTTTATCACACCGCAAGAACACCCAAATCGCACACGAGTTCGACGACGCAGGCGGTGAGGATCCTATATCggttgctaggttgacGTTGTCCTACAACGCCGCCATGATCGCAAAGTCTGACGCATGCCGCGTCATCGCTAAATTGTGTTCTGAGGACAATACGATCCCCGGCTTCAACGCTAGGGCCATACCGGAATCAATTTGCAGGCTCTTAACGTGCTTCACGTGGCTCTTCACTTCCGGTGACGGACCGTTCGCCGCACTAGCCGAGATTAAAGAAGATGTCGATTGTCTAGAGGAGTTCGAACCGATAGACCACCTTGATCTGTTGCCCGAGGCGATGCGCGTATGCGTCCGCCTTGCCCTCCAGCGACAGCTGGGTACCGTCTGCAAAAACCAGTTTTGCATCGACATAAAAGCGTTGAACGCCGCACGAAACGAGCCCTATACACTGGACGTGTATTTTGCAACTAGTGAAATACGGTTGCTTTGCTCACCGGAACACGAGTTCGgggagctgctggatgcCATATCAGGGGAAATGCGCATGTGTCTACCCAGGAAGATCAGGCCCATCGCTTTATGCCGAGCGTCGTCATTCAACCCGCTAAATGAACTTTTCCTTACGGTGCTGAGGAGCAGTATGGAAGCCGTGATGAAGCGCCAGTCGACGACAGCGGCTGACGTGAAGCTCATCAAAGCAGTACAAACCGAGTTCCCCGTATGGGTTGCTTGCTATATAAGCTGCCTATTCGAGTGCCGCTAA
- a CDS encoding leucine rich repeat domain containing protein, putative: MANKGEQDDQKEEHLTIVRISGIVDSGDVTAAGKLSLQNAGIASSDDLFSMKSLESLSLAGNKLTDFEFLSQNHNLKVLDLSRNRIQKMPNMANFTNLTLLNLANNEIADMTPVTCLRNLKVLILNNNKIKVMCNLSKMENLETIILSHNEIADVKMPSKTMLKLKKITLSHNAIREFPITSKLPNLQELRLNSNKILALPQNIGMMASLKLLDVGNNRIVDMKPIINLNNLQNLNVFGNPEPQLKLEDIKQHLQFLKVFNSTNLCPDGGVERKLKRARRAAETPKRHREYSESSKQGASYKGSKNPRNTNGNIKR; the protein is encoded by the coding sequence ATGGCTAATAAAGGCGAACAAGATGATCAGAAAGAGGAGCACTTGACAATCGTCAGAATCTCAGGCATCGTAGACAGCGGTGATGTTACTGCCGCCGGAAAACTGTCGCTGCAAAATGCAGGAATCGCCTCCTCCGATGACCTGTTCTCCATGAAATCTCTAGAAAGTCTGTCGCTAGCCGGTAACAAATTGACAGATTTCGAATTTCTCAGCCAAAACCACAATCTCAAGGTGCTGGATTTGTCAAGGAACAGGATACAAAAAATGCCGAACATGGCTAATTTCACGAACCTCACGCTACTAAACTTGGCAAATAACGAAATCGCAGACATGACGCCCGTAACTTGCCTGAGGAACCTCAAGGTGCTCATACTCAACAATAACAAAATCAAAGTTATGTGCAACCTGAGTAAGATGGAGAATCTGGAAACCATCATTCTCAGCCATAACGAAATCGCAGATGTAAAGATGCCATCTAAAACCATGTTGAAACTGAAGAAAATCACGCTCAGCCACAACGCAATCAGGGAGTTCCCGATAACAAGCAAATTGCCAAACCTGCAAGAACTCAGGCTCAACTCCAACAAAATACTGGCGCTGCCACAAAATATCGGAATGATGGCGTCGCTCAAACTGCTGGACGTCGGAAACAATCGCATAGTTGATATGAAGCCCATCATCAACCTTAACAACCTGCAAAATCTAAACGTATTCGGAAACCCGGAGCCCCAGCTCAAACTGGAAGACATAAAGCAACATTTGCAGTTCCTAAAAGTCTTCAACTCCACCAATCTCTGCCCAGATGGCGGCGTTGAAAGGAAGCTGAAACGTGCTCGCAGAGCTGCAGAGACGCCAAAAAGACACCGAGAATATTCGGAATCTAGCAAGCAAGGGGCAAGTTATAAAGGGAGTAAAAATCCTAGAAATACAAACGGCAATATTAAACGTTGA